One segment of Pseudodesulfovibrio sp. 5S69 DNA contains the following:
- a CDS encoding DUF4390 domain-containing protein: protein MRTPDHKRAGSFPAVLLPAAILAVLMLAGTAMAQSLSLKAPTLANVNGRLTARFGIVVEEKPILKGELEDGAVLVLKCQVSLLEPRDYWLDREITEVHFQSRLSFDPLTREFVMTLPDRQTPLRGKDLSAILNEGWGTIGTTLGSWALLDRGKKYSLRLHTSMNEEDAPEGLMRFFYFWSWDAGADNAFQLDFTF, encoded by the coding sequence ATGCGCACCCCTGACCACAAGCGGGCCGGATCGTTCCCGGCCGTTCTCCTTCCCGCCGCGATCCTGGCCGTCCTGATGTTGGCGGGCACCGCCATGGCCCAGAGCCTGAGCCTGAAGGCCCCGACCCTGGCCAACGTGAACGGGCGGCTCACGGCGCGCTTCGGCATCGTGGTCGAGGAGAAGCCTATCCTCAAGGGCGAGTTGGAGGACGGGGCCGTGCTGGTTCTCAAGTGCCAGGTCAGCCTGCTTGAGCCTCGCGACTACTGGCTGGACCGGGAAATCACCGAGGTCCACTTCCAAAGCCGCCTGAGTTTCGATCCTCTGACCCGCGAGTTCGTCATGACCCTGCCCGACAGGCAGACGCCCCTGCGGGGCAAGGACCTGAGCGCGATCCTGAACGAGGGCTGGGGGACCATCGGCACGACCCTGGGCTCCTGGGCTCTGCTCGACCGGGGCAAGAAATACTCCCTGCGCCTGCACACCTCCATGAACGAGGAGGACGCGCCCGAGGGGCTGATGCGCTTCTTCTATTTCTGGTCCTGGGACGCCGGGGCCGACAACGCCTTCCAGCTGGACTTCACCTTCTAG
- a CDS encoding sensor histidine kinase: MTPDPIRISSTSSRDQRRHRREYIIALIFIVLIIGLTWAELKYLSGDYYLILNLLILNVVFLLAMLFYVARNAVRLVLERRRRVLGSKLRTRLVLAFISLSLIPTVLIYLVSVKFVQTSVDYWFKGQVEESMEQALELGRAFYGSAQDRLERRGAVMIKDIIDSKFAWGGKAMDKYLNRKFDEYDLSLVGVITPEGNEQNTHATAQWSQAWPEIKEKIDWQSLRADPRSWTTIIPKPGSDLVLGVTPVDEGRTGYLVLGETVGQGLLHRLDQIVRGLDEYKKLKTRKYPWKMNLYLTLGVMALLIILGAIWFGFRLAKELSAPVQALAMGTERIGRGDLSVRLEDRSDDELGFLVQSFNRMAEDLEQSQNSVQQANERLAQQNQELERRGQYIEAVLNNITSGVISMDAEGRIGTVNTAAESILGIPGEFLIGKVPYRFLSGDFAAMVQAALAQLSNKPGGVWQRQIDLPVRGKLIKVLVNVVSLKNVGGRDAGHVAVFEDITELEKIQRLAAWREVARRIAHEIKNPLTPIKLSAQRLQRKYGERIAEGTFDECTGLIVNQVERLQNMVTEFSAYAKLPEVQPRPDKLAPLLEEVTAMFANTHRKIKWDLSVSEIPEFPFDREGIRKVLINLFTNAAEALKGMKGGEVRITASHDPDAGTVTISVADNGPGLPKDSSRMFEPYYTEKKGGTGLGLTIVRSIIADHGGMVRAASNHPRGTVFIVELHDA, translated from the coding sequence GTGACGCCCGATCCGATCCGCATCAGTTCCACCAGCAGCAGGGACCAGCGACGGCACCGGCGCGAATACATCATCGCGCTGATCTTCATCGTCCTCATCATCGGGCTGACCTGGGCCGAGCTCAAATACCTGAGCGGCGATTACTACCTGATCCTCAACCTGCTCATCCTGAACGTGGTCTTCCTGCTGGCCATGCTCTTCTACGTGGCCCGCAACGCGGTCCGCCTGGTCCTGGAACGCCGCCGCAGGGTGCTCGGCTCCAAGCTGCGCACCCGGCTGGTCCTGGCCTTCATCTCCCTGTCGCTCATCCCCACGGTGCTCATCTACCTGGTCTCGGTAAAGTTCGTGCAGACCTCGGTGGACTACTGGTTCAAGGGCCAGGTGGAGGAGTCCATGGAGCAGGCCCTGGAACTCGGACGGGCCTTCTACGGCTCGGCCCAGGACCGGCTGGAGCGGCGCGGCGCGGTCATGATCAAGGACATCATCGACTCCAAGTTCGCCTGGGGCGGCAAGGCCATGGACAAGTACCTGAACCGCAAATTCGACGAGTACGACCTGAGCCTGGTGGGCGTCATCACTCCGGAGGGCAACGAGCAGAACACCCACGCCACCGCCCAATGGAGCCAGGCCTGGCCCGAGATCAAGGAAAAGATCGACTGGCAGTCCCTGAGAGCCGACCCGCGCTCGTGGACGACGATCATCCCCAAGCCCGGCTCGGACCTGGTCCTGGGCGTAACCCCGGTGGATGAGGGCAGGACCGGCTATCTGGTGCTCGGCGAGACCGTGGGCCAGGGGCTCCTGCACCGGCTCGACCAGATCGTCCGCGGCCTGGACGAGTACAAGAAGCTCAAGACACGCAAGTACCCGTGGAAAATGAACTTGTACCTGACCCTCGGGGTCATGGCCCTGCTCATCATCCTGGGGGCCATCTGGTTCGGATTCCGGCTGGCCAAGGAGCTGTCCGCCCCGGTCCAGGCGTTGGCCATGGGCACGGAACGCATCGGGCGCGGCGACCTGTCCGTGCGCCTGGAGGACCGCTCGGACGACGAGCTCGGCTTCCTGGTCCAGTCCTTCAACCGCATGGCCGAGGACCTGGAGCAGAGCCAGAACTCCGTGCAGCAGGCCAATGAGCGGCTGGCCCAGCAGAACCAGGAGCTGGAACGGCGCGGCCAGTACATCGAGGCCGTACTCAACAACATCACCTCGGGCGTCATCTCCATGGACGCCGAAGGGCGCATCGGCACGGTCAACACTGCGGCCGAAAGCATCCTCGGCATCCCCGGCGAGTTCCTCATCGGCAAGGTCCCCTACCGCTTCCTGTCCGGCGACTTCGCGGCCATGGTCCAGGCGGCCCTGGCCCAGTTGTCCAACAAACCCGGCGGGGTCTGGCAGCGGCAGATCGACCTGCCCGTGCGCGGCAAGCTGATCAAGGTCCTGGTCAACGTGGTCTCGCTCAAGAACGTAGGCGGGCGCGACGCGGGCCACGTGGCCGTGTTCGAGGACATCACCGAGCTGGAAAAGATCCAGCGGCTGGCGGCCTGGCGCGAGGTGGCCCGGCGCATCGCCCATGAGATCAAGAATCCGCTCACGCCCATCAAGCTGTCCGCCCAGCGGCTGCAACGCAAATACGGCGAGCGCATCGCCGAGGGCACCTTCGACGAGTGCACCGGACTGATCGTCAACCAGGTGGAGCGGCTCCAGAACATGGTCACCGAATTCTCGGCCTACGCCAAGCTGCCCGAGGTCCAGCCCCGGCCGGACAAGCTCGCCCCGCTGCTGGAAGAGGTCACTGCCATGTTCGCCAACACCCACCGCAAGATCAAATGGGACCTGTCCGTCTCGGAGATCCCCGAGTTCCCCTTCGACCGCGAGGGCATCCGCAAGGTGCTCATCAACCTGTTCACCAACGCGGCCGAGGCCCTCAAGGGCATGAAGGGCGGCGAGGTCCGGATCACCGCCTCGCACGACCCGGACGCGGGCACCGTGACCATCTCCGTGGCCGACAACGGCCCGGGCCTGCCCAAGGACTCCTCGCGCATGTTCGAGCCCTACTACACCGAGAAAAAGGGCGGCACCGGCCTGGGCCTGACCATCGTCCGGTCCATCATCGCCGACCACGGCGGCATGGTCCGCGCCGCCTCCAACCACCCCCGCGGCACGGTCTTCATCGTCGAGCTGCACGACGCCTAG
- a CDS encoding TIGR01777 family oxidoreductase — MRAIIAGGTGFIGRELVRELREHDWEILILSRNPGKVAAVFENGGVIGMPWDNGDWPDVLGPDTAIVNLAGENIAGGRWTRKRKRRILQSRVKAGERILQAVEQAGVAPGVLIQASAVGYYGPRGTTPVDEYAESGSGFLADVCRQWEASTAVLETIGTRRCIIRTGMVLGHGGALPRMLPPFKYYLGGPPGTGLQGVSWIHLKDEVRAIRFLMENPEASGPYNLCAPNPVNFAKFAHVLGTVLGRPYKTPVPPFALRLLFGQMADEVLLSGQLVLPERLTQAGFEFTFPDLSDALRDVLR, encoded by the coding sequence GTGCGCGCAATAATCGCCGGAGGAACCGGCTTCATCGGCAGGGAACTGGTCCGCGAACTGCGGGAACACGACTGGGAAATCCTCATCCTGTCGCGCAACCCGGGCAAGGTCGCCGCCGTGTTCGAAAACGGGGGCGTCATCGGCATGCCCTGGGACAACGGCGACTGGCCCGACGTGCTCGGCCCGGATACCGCCATCGTCAACCTGGCCGGTGAAAACATCGCCGGGGGACGCTGGACCCGCAAACGCAAACGCCGCATTCTCCAGAGCCGGGTCAAGGCCGGGGAACGCATCCTCCAGGCCGTGGAGCAGGCGGGCGTGGCGCCGGGCGTGCTCATCCAGGCCTCGGCCGTGGGCTACTACGGCCCGCGCGGCACCACCCCGGTCGACGAATACGCCGAGTCCGGCTCCGGCTTCCTGGCCGATGTCTGCAGGCAATGGGAGGCCTCCACCGCCGTCCTCGAAACGATAGGCACCCGCCGCTGCATCATCCGCACCGGCATGGTCCTCGGCCACGGCGGCGCCCTCCCGCGCATGCTCCCGCCCTTCAAGTACTACCTCGGCGGCCCCCCCGGCACCGGCCTCCAGGGCGTCTCCTGGATACACCTCAAGGACGAGGTCCGGGCCATCCGCTTCCTCATGGAAAACCCCGAAGCCAGCGGCCCCTACAACCTCTGCGCCCCCAACCCGGTCAACTTCGCCAAGTTCGCCCACGTCCTCGGCACCGTCCTCGGCCGCCCCTACAAGACCCCGGTCCCGCCCTTCGCCCTGCGCCTGCTCTTCGGCCAAATGGCCGACGAGGTGCTCCTGTCCGGACAACTCGTCCTGCCCGAACGCCTCACCCAGGCGGGCTTCGAGTTCACCTTCCCGGACCTGTCCGACGCCCTGCGCGACGTGCTGCGGTAG